From the Lolium rigidum isolate FL_2022 chromosome 2, APGP_CSIRO_Lrig_0.1, whole genome shotgun sequence genome, one window contains:
- the LOC124689608 gene encoding uncharacterized protein LOC124689608 has protein sequence MTPDLTDDIVDEILLRLPPEDPGCLFRACLVCKRWRGVLTGTAFASRYRHFHRAPPLLGFLENQFLGCWFAAPSSATSPVPPIHPAHRSLDALDARHGLVLLDVNDPGLGLAVWDPLRRRQWDLPFPSLPGSALGFHVHTYTAAVLCAADGCDNLDCRHTHGHGPFLVACVCDDEKGTFYASMYSSEASAWSPVTSAEHPPAATSTSLNTKPKLLLTNALYFTCHCEPTTVMILRYDVASHGLSIFDGPAASQANHNQYVLVEAGDGALGFASVQGSMLCLWSTEASADGRAVTWARQRGVELDKLLPPLAFSAELYVTGFAEGVGVIVLTYAGTFTIQLKSGRVKNVPGAARILHAFPYTSFYTPDQAGGIMPYLPMSSLENSEAAQDLLLQQASMEASEVRERGKEEGEWKEDDDDDDEEEGEWKEDDGDEEEGEWTEDGDDEEEGGWAEDDDDEESGEELEKDLEHAHNLFGMWSKAIDIGDFDCAVLLAVSTLQCRFSCHGRLSPKCAYTYYIYGCTLLYKPLPDSKPSWGRDDVENVMPLSDNLDFDLALKMLHIARTILEKCPGSSMEKVKVFSALADVKIMSALGRGSLGREDIDYSLRVCFKALAISEHLIEPDNYWIIKLNVSICLIFELASNIGDAVAYCAKAISVCKSRVSNLKNGKEALLLDNGDNASAAEAASERSALSYELEYLTDMSCKLEKKLEHLEQAIPTPASEASGEQNVGDATPRAASSTPVSDLLQLLSTFDPVLRKTSCTPIWPELQNV, from the exons ATGACGCCGGACCTAACGGACGACATCGTCGACGAAATCCTGCTCCGCCTCCCGCCGGAAGACCCGGGCTGCCTCTTCCGCGCCTGCCTGGTCTGCAAGCGCTGGCGCGGCGTCCTCACCGGCACCGCCTTCGCCAGCCGCTACCGCCACTtccaccgcgcgccgccgctgctggGCTTCCTCGAGAACCAGTTCCTCGGCTGCTGGttcgccgccccctcctccgccacctccccCGTGCCCCCGATCCACCCCGCCCACCGAAGCCTCGACGCGCTCGACGCCCGCCAcggcctcgtcctcctcgacgtCAACGACCCGGGCCTCGGCCTCGCCGTCTGGgacccgctccgccgccgccagtggGATCTCCCCTTCCCGTCCCTACCCGGGTCGGCGCTGGGGTTCCATGTCCACACGTACACCGCGGCGGTGCTCTGCGCCGCGGACGGCTGCGACAACCTCGACTGCCGCCACACCCACGGTCACGGCCCGTTCCTCGTCGCCTGCGTGTGCGACGACGAGAAGGGGACTTTCTACGCCTCCATGTACTCCTCCGAGGCCAGTGCGTGGAGCCCCGTGACCTCCGCCGAGCACCCCCCTGCCGCTACAAGTACAAGCCTCAACACCAAGCCCAAACTACTTCTGACAAATGCACTCTACTTCACCTGCCACTGCGAGCCGACGACAGTGATGATCCTCCGGTACGACGTGGCCAGCCATGGACTGTCAATCTTCGACGGGCCGGCCGCGAGCCAGGCTAACCATAACCAGTATGTGCTTGTGGAGGCGGGCGACGGTGCGCTGGGGTTCGCCAGTGTGCAGGGGTCCATGCTTTGCTTGTGGTCGACGGAGGCTAGTGCTGACGGAAGAGCTGTGACATGGGCGCGACAGAGAGGCGTTGAGCTCGACAAGCTGCTCCCGCCGCTTGCCTTCTCTGCTGAGCTCTATGTGACGGGCTTCGCCGAGGGAGTTGGTGTCATTGTCCTCACATATGCTGGCACCTTCACGATTCAGCTCAAGTCTGGCCGAGTCAAGAATGTACCTGGAGCTGCAAGAATTCTCCATGCCTTTCCTTACACCAGCTTCTACACCCCAG ATCAAGCTGGGGGAATAATGCCATATTTACCAATGTCCTCCTTGGAGAACAGTGAAGCGGCCCAGGATCTGCTGTTGCAACAGGCTAGTATGGAGGCAAGCGAAGTGAGGGAACGGGGGAAGGAGGAGGGTGAATGgaaagaggatgatgatgacgatgacgaggaggagggcgaaTGGAAAGAGGATgatggtgacgaggaggagggcgaaTGGACAGAGGAtggcgatgacgaggaggagggcggatgggcagaggatgacgatgacgaggagtcGGGAGAGGAATTGGAGAAAGACCTAGAGCATGCACATAATTTGTTTGGCATGTGGTCCAAGGCCATTGATATTGGGGACTTCGACTGTGCCGTATTACTCGCCGTCAGCACTCTCCAGTGCAG GTTTTCATGTCATGGGAGACTTTCTCCGAAGTGTGCTTACACATACTATATATATGGATGTACTTTGCTATACAAACCTCTACCTGACAGCAAACCATCTTGGGGGAGAGATGATGTTGAAAATGTGATGCCATTATCTGATAACCTCG ATTTTGATCTGGCCTTGAAAATGTTGCATATTGCGAGGACAATACTTGAGAAGTGCCCTGGCAGCAGTATGGAGAAAGTTAAAGTATTTTCTGCTCTTGCCGACGTTAAAATCATGTCTGCTCTTGGTAGAGGCTCCTTGGGAAGAG AAGACATAGACTACTCATTACGTGTGTGCTTCAAAGCTCTAGCCATCTCGGAGCATTTGATTGAGCCTGACAATTATTGGATTATCAAACT AAACGTCAGCATATGTTTGATCTTTGAGTTGGCATCCAATATTGGAGACGCTGTCGCGTATTGTGCAAAGGCTATTTCAGTTTGCAAGTCACGTGTATCCAACCTGAAAAATGGAAAGGAAGCTTTGTTGCTGGACAACGGTGATAATGCGTCTGCTGCTGAAGCAGCCTCAGAAAGATCTGCTCTCAGTTATGAGCTGGAGTATCTTACTGACATGTCGTGCAAACTCGAGAAGAAG CTTGAACACCTGGAGCAAGCAATCCCAACCCCAGCTTCAGAGGCAAGTGGTGAGCAGAATGTTGGCGATGCTACGCCAAGAGCTGCATCCTCGACTCCTGTTAGTGACTTGTTGCAACTTCTTAGCACATTTGATCCTGTCTTGCGTAAAACAAGCTGCACGCCTATTTGGCCAGAGCTGCAAAATGTCTAG
- the LOC124691667 gene encoding S-(+)-linalool synthase, chloroplastic-like, with protein sequence MAPHVFSSTVEPLLLRLAGDAGGRHRRTFRPCLVTSPGRESQALSDDFDFQEGVKSVKAMLHQNQKDKREVVANIDHLKRLCIDHYFQDEIDEAMDTCLDLVQSDDLLDATLSFRLLREAGYDVSADEVLRKFADINGDYSLDHSKDTKGLLSLQDISNLNMGEESLYKAKEFSRKHLTSAIEHLEPNLGRYVQQSLDHPYHVSLMQYKARHHLSYMQSLSSTNTGMQELAVAEFQLNKLLNQREMQEIKRWWMGLGLAQEIPATRDQLLKWYMFPLTVVDGQAFSRYRIETTKIISLISIVDDIFDVVATQEEVSRFTEAIQMWDLAAADSLPSYMRSCYSALYTITNEIADLVEREHGLYPMDQLKKAWATLFDAFLVESKWLSANQVPSLDDYLSNGVITTGAPLALLHLFFMAGHDPSTAGSANLNSGHIPPIMSCPSKILRLWDDMGSAKHASKEGLDGSYKNLYLKENPSGDAEGHMLGLIKREWEELNRECFSRRSYPSILNQFSLNFARMVTQFGYDDEQKRPIVEDYVKTLLF encoded by the exons ATGGCGCCGCATGTCTTCTCCTCGACCGTTGAGCCACTGCTCCTGAGGCTAGCCGGAGATGCCGGCGGCCGCCACCGTCGGACCTTCCGCCCTTGCCTGGTGACAAGCCCTGGACGGGAGTCccaagctctctccgatgattttGACTTCCAG GAGGGCGTCAAGAGTGTTAAGGCAATGCTGCATCAAAACCAGAAGGACAAGCGAGAGGTGGTGGCCAACATTGATCACCTCAAGCGCCTATGCATCGACCACTATTTCCAAGATGAGATCGACGAGGCCATGGACACATGCTTGGATCTTGTCCAAAGTGATGATCTATTAGATGCGACCCTTTCCTTCAGGCTGTTGCGAGAAGCTGGATATGATGTTTCCGCAG ATGAGGTTCTTCGAAAGTTCGCTGACATCAACGGTGACTACAGCCTTGATCATAGCAAAGATACCAAAGGGTTGCTCAGCTTGCAGGATATATCAAACCTGAACATGGGAGAAGAATCACTCTACAAGGCAAAGGAGTTCTCAAGAAAGCATCTCACATCCGCAATAGAACACTTGGAACCAAACCTTGGAAGATATGTGCAGCAGTCGCTGGACCATCCCTACCATGTCAGCCTGATGCAGTACAAAGCCAGGCATCACCTGAGCTACATGCAGAGCTTGTCCAGTACGAACACTGGAATGCAGGAGCTGGCAGTTGCAGAGTTCCAGCTTAACAAGTTGTTGAATCAGAGGGAAATGCAAGAGATTAAGAG ATGGTGGATGGGCTTGGGATTGGCACAGGAAATACCTGCTACCCGGGACCAACTTCTGAAATGGTACATGTTTCCCCTGACTGTAGTCGACGGACAGGCCTTCTCCAGATACCGGATAGAGACCACAAAAATCATCTCGCTTATCAGTATTGTGGATGACATCTTTGATGTTGTTGCAACACAAGAGGAAGTCTCTCGCTTCACCGAGGCAATACAAAT GTGGGATCTTGCAGCTGCTGATTCACTGCCGAGCTACATGAGATCATGCTACAGTGCACTTTACACAATCACAAATGAGATCGCAGATTTAGTTGAAAGAGAACATGGATTGTACCCTATGGACCAACTCAAGAAAGCG TGGGCCACACTTTTCGATGCATTTCTGGTCGAGTCAAAATGGTTATCTGCTAATCAGGTTCCTTCCCTTGATGACTACCTATCGAATGGCGTCATCACTACTGGAGCGCCACTTGCACTTTTGCATCTCTTTTTCATGGCAGGCCATGATCCATCAACGGCAGGTTCTGCAAACCTCAATTCAGGTCACATACCTCCGATCATGTCCTGCCCGTCAAAGATCTTGAGACTTTGGGATGACATGGGAAGCGCTAAG CACGCATCGAAAGAAGGGCTGGACGGATCGTACAAGAATTTGTACCTGAAAGAGAACCCCAGTGGCGACGCGGAGGGGCACATGCTTGGGCTAATCAAGAGAGAGTGGGAGGAGCTCAACAGAGAGTGCTTCTCCAGGCGGTCCTACCCATCCATCTTGAACCAGTTCTCGCTGAACTTCGCGAGGATGGTGACCCAGTTTGGGTACGACGACGAGCAGAAGCGCCCTATCGTTGAGGATTACGTAAAGACGCTCTTGTTCTGA
- the LOC124691668 gene encoding putative HVA22-like protein g has translation MVGSFITRALILVLGYAYPAYDCYKTVELNRPEIEQLRFWCQYWILLAMLTVFERIGDNFISWLPMYSEAKLAFIVYLWYPKTQGTSYVYESFFKPYIAKHESEIDRNLLELRTRASDLAVIYFHKVADYSQTRFHEILQYIASQSQSQRSRSQAQQQQQRPPPPRTRMANPAPPPVPTPSAPPMPPQPAQVPPTPPRMQAQDKGPVPVVPPGAVLPPVQPQPASGPGAVASNGSLNTEEILVDQSGPSMSNMPPRPTMPEDEETLIQEAIRLTRGRLRRRMAGSGGPPSN, from the exons ATGGTTGGCTCATTCATTACCAGAGCTTTAAT ACTTGTTCTTGGATATGCATATCCGGCCTATGATTGTTACAAGACAGTTGAGCTGAATAGGCCTGAGATTGAGCAGTTGCGGTTCTGGTGTCAGTACTG GATTTTACTTGCAATGCTTACTGTTTTCGAGAGAATTGGCGATAATTTCATATCATG GTTACCAATGTATAGTGAAGCAAAGCTGGCCTTTATCGTGTATTTGTGGTATCCCAAGACACAG GGGACTTCTTATGTCTATGAGTCATTCTTCAAGCCGTATATTGCAAAACATGAATCAGAGATTGATCGCAATCTTCTTGAGTTGAGGACTAGAGCTAGTGACTTGGCAGTTATTTACTTCCATAAGGTTGCAGACTACAGCCAGACAAGGTTCCATGAAATCCTGCAATATATTGCTTCGCAGTCACAGAGTCAAAGATCTCGTTCTCAG gcacagcaacagcagcagcgccCACCACCTCCACGGACTCGGATGGCGAATCCTGCACCACCCCCTGTTCCTACACCTTCGGCACCACCTATGCCACCGCAGCCTGCCCAAGTTCCTCCtactccaccaaggatgcaagCGCAAGACAAGGGCCCAGTTCCAGTTGTCCCTCCTGGTGCAGTGCTGCCTCCTGTGCAGCCACAGCCAGCTTCTGGTCCTGGTGCTGTCGCCAGCAATGGTTCTCTGAACACTGAAGAAATTCTGGTCGATCAATCTGGGCCATCGATGAGCAACATGCCACCCCGCCCTACAATGCCTGAAGACGAGGAGACGCTCATCCAGGAGGCGATCCGGCTGACTCGAGGTCGGCTCAGGAGGCGCATGGCTGGATCTGGTGGACCTCCATCGAACTAG
- the LOC124686323 gene encoding uncharacterized protein LOC124686323: protein MEVDGESYKSWAWWLDALQAIRRTYSIPMDAKEARICAEVAEAMRKEMAAALTLEGIRKGRLMRWIGETQDPKALRAAVEKARRMDRLEEERVAVDRWAKTKDPEAATYRRQLENERSEMYRRMMTEEPSGDTADWSEPCGYRSNWRYIYEGRRGTYEDTTDVPAMRFTDDDRAKQNWDVELTGTLQIFSFKVAAIAEELRWPLDVYGLIAIRDHLDRRRNIIYARARDNCQTITREDPYLKLVGPTRAAVLSQVSDSVRFEVVLKVKSGSNESDDKDLSFLASKYRTFNTNYSRVICRVVSSKLSKLEWRYGLLAKSVEATIGIQVIHGSWPNGCRGIFSASTTSLDGMKVTLLSLEDDKLPINIDGMINVSRHVVCVEIDGQLKISITAEYEDGDQITIKDEIIFTPKEYGRSSAVLKVHSCQMKVIVAWSLVCCC, encoded by the exons ATGGAGGTCGATGGCGAGTCGTACAAGTCCTGGGCATGGTGGCTGGACGCACTGCAGGCGATAAGGAGGACATACTCCATCCCCATGGACGCCAAGGAAGCGAGGATATGTGCGGAGGTAGCGGAGGCTATGAGGAaggagatggcggcggcgctcacaTTGGAGGGAATTAGGAAGGGTCGGCTGATGAGGTGGATCGGTGAGACGCAAGACCCGAAGGCGCTCAGAGCGGCGGTGGAGAAGGCGCGCAGGATGgatcggctggaggaggagcgggTGGCGGTGGACAGGTGGGCGAAGACGAAGGACCCCGAAGCAGCGACGTACCGGCGGCAGCTGGAGAACGAGCGGAGCGAGATGTACCGGAGGATGATGACGGAGGAGCCATCCGGCGACACGGCGGACTGGTCGGAGCCTTGTGGTTATCGCAGTAACTGGAGGTACATATACGAAGGCCGCCGCGGCACCTACGAGGACACCA CGGATGTACCGGCCATGCGTTTCACGGACGACGACCGAGCAAAGCAAAATTGGGACGTTGAGCTGACGGGAACTTTGCAGATATTTTCCTTCAAAGTCGCCGCAATAGCAGAGGAGTTGCGGTGGCCGCTTGATGTGTATGGCTTGATCGCCATAAGAGACCACCTCGACCGTCGACGAAATATTATCTATGCCCGCGCAAGGGATAATTGCCAGACTATCACACGTGAG GATCCATATTTAAAACTAGTGGGTCCAACTCGTGCTGCTGTGCTATCACAAGTATCTGATTCTGTGCGCTTTGAGGTTGTGTTGAAAGTGAAGAGCGGCAGCAATGAATCTGATGATAAAGATTTAAGCTTTTTAGCTTCAAAGTACAGAACATTCAACACAAATTATTCGCGTGTGATTTGCCGTGTTGTTTCCAGCAAGCTTTCCAAACTAGAGTGGAGATACGGCCTTCTTGCCAAATCTGTGGAGGCTACAATCGGTATACAAGTTATTCATGGGTCATGGCCAAATGGTTGTAGAGGTATATTTAGTGCAAGTACCACTAGTCTAGATGGCATGAAAGTCACACTGCTCTCTCTTGAAGATGACAAGTTGCCGATAAATATTGATGGTATGATCAATGTTTCACGCCATGTTGTTTGCGTTGAAATTGATGGACAACTGAAGATTTCTATTACAGCAGAATATGAAGACGGCGACCAAATTACTATAAAAGATGAAATAATTTTTACACCTAAGGAATATGGTAGAAGTTCTGCTGTTCTTAAGGTTCACTCATGTCAGATGAAAGTCATTGTTGCATGGTCACTTGTTTGCTGTTGTTGA